Below is a window of Manis javanica isolate MJ-LG chromosome 2, MJ_LKY, whole genome shotgun sequence DNA.
CTTGTCAAAGGTGCGGAAGGCCTCGCGGACCTCCTCCTCGCTGTCCCTACCCTGCATCTGCTTGGCCATCATGCCCAGGAACTTGGGGAAGTCCACGGTGCCGCTGCCGTCGCGGTCGATCTCGCCCACCATGCCCCGGAGCTCCGCCTCCGTGGGGTTCAGCCCCAGGGACCGCACGACAGTGCCCAGCTCCTGGGTGGTGATGGTGCCATCCCCGTCCTTGTCGAACAGGGAGAAGGCCTCCCTGATCTCGGCCACCTGCTCGTCTGTCAGCTGGTCCGCCATGGTGTGTGCGGTGCGGGGCACGGGTGGTAGCGGCCTCAGGGTGTGGTGGCTCCCAGGACAGGTGGCCACTCGAGGGACGCTGGCTGGCAGGCAGTCTAGCCCTGGCTTGACTGGCTGGCGCTTAAGAAGGAGCAGAGCTTGCCCTCACATTCAGACTCCCCACCCTGTGGTTGCCTGAAGGCCAGATCCTGTTTGATCAGGAGTCCAGTGCCAGCAGTCAGGTTAGTCTGCTAATTGAGCTGACCGCAGCGCCCCTGTTGAATGGGGCCAGCTCTCCACCCTGACACCCGGGGCTGGAAGCCTCAGCACATGCCCTGTGAAGGCGCGGTGGACATCTCCAGGGAGATTGCTGGCCTTTCCTGTggatctccctcccctcccctccccgacCCAGATCTTCATGCCCTTCACTCACGAAAGGCACCAGCCCCACACGGCTTCAGCTGAAGAATTTGGCAGGAGGAAAAGCAGAAACTGCCTTTGTCTGAAAGGAACTTCCCTCCTTGTCATTGGTTTCCAAAACATGACAGCCTTTGGATTTTCAGAGAAGGAACACAggttttttcttcaggtagaagCAGGCAGTCTTGTCGTCTTTAGAAGAAATGTAACTGGAGGGGGATTTCCTCCGTCATTCACTCACTCTTCACCCATAGGTATTTAATGAGTGCCTACAATGTGAGGGTACTATTCTAGAAGCTGGGAACAGTGCTGTGCACAAGACAGGCAACTCCGAGTCCTCAAGCAGCTTATATCCACAAGACAGCTAGTGAAACGAACAAGCAGCattctttgatatttttgataAACACTTGGAAGGAAGTAAAGAGGTGATGATGGGGGAATACGGGAGGTTGCTTCCCTAGGGATGACCAAGGAGGGCTTCTCCACAGAGGTGGTCATGGAGGAGACCTGGTGCAGAGGCTCTTCCTAGGCGGGGAGGCTGGAGGGCTCCGAGCCCGGTAGAGCAGAGGGCATGGCATGGCCAAGGTCAAAGAGGTGGCTTGTGGGGCCACAACCTCACAggtgaagggagaaaagaaggagaGGAGGGTGGACATGGGCAAGGTATCCATGGTGTGGTGGGGCCTCAAGTTTTATTCTCTGATCGATGCGGAAATGCACAAGGCACGTCTGAAAGGCTGAGCCCCTGGCTGGGGGATGCGCAGAGCTGAAGTAAGCGGTATTGGTAAGAAATTTTCTCAAGAAGAGAGGTGGGGTGTACACCAGGCACACAGACCCAGCTCTCAACTTCGAGAGGCCTCAGGGAATGACTGCCCACCATGCAAGAAGCAGCTGCTTTGCCCAGTGGAAGAAAAGCCAGACGGGGAGACTGGAAGAGCCCATTCAACACTGAAGGCGAAGAAGAGAGCTGGAGACTGACACTACCTGGCTTCAGAACTCACTGAAAGCTGCAGCAGTCAAGGCAGTGTGTTgatagaggaaaaagagaaacattgATCAGTGTAACAGAAaagggagcccagaaatagacccacaaatagAGTCAACGGATGCTGACAAAGTGGCACAGGTGGTGGCACAGAGCAAAGACAGTCTTTCTAAGGCATGCTGGAACCCCCAGACagccacatgaaaaaacaaatgtGGACAGAGACTCACACCCTCCAtgaaaagtaactcaaaatagatcatggACCAAAATATAAGGCACAGaactataaagcttctagaaggtaacaggagaaaatctggaTGAGCTTAGGTTCAGCAGTGATACCCAAACATAAAGTCATCCAGTTTGGGTCTGGGTTGTCTTTAGACATGACATCGAAGGCCCAACCCATGAAAGAAAGAGTAGATAAACTGGGTGCTGCAGTCCAAATGTCCCCCCAATTCATATGCCAACTCCTTACCCCAAAGGGATGCATGAATCAAACAATACCAGGGCAGGAGCAGGAATGGAAGGGGAGCCACAGGGATGGGTCTGTAATGACAGTCCTTGAGGACAAAGTACGAACCTCACGGGGAAACTCGGGTCTGAGATGTCTGAGGATGGATGCATCCGTTCTTGCTTCCTGCCTGTTTCACCTAGAAGAGGCCAGTGGAGGTGTGCAGCTTCCTGGATCATGACTCCAACCTCCAGCCTCCATTTTCAGAGTGTCAAACTTGGTGAGGACTTCTAAACTGAGTCACTCATCACTCACAAAGACAGTGCTGGGATGGTCTAAACTGTTGCAACTCACTGGCTAGGAAACTGTGACAGGgggaatgtttttatttcatgggCTCCTGTAATTCTGTCCCTGCAGCTTCTCACTGCACTGACCCATTTCCCTACAAAATCTTAGGACCATCTAAACATTTGGAAACCACTGAGGATTCCAAAGGGCTTTCATTTATGTGCAGTACATCTGTCAACCTTTACTGGGTTTGAAATTAGAACTGACAAAATCTTGAgatccttaaatatattttttatgctttttgtaactttgaaaaatataaattaaaaacccattacatgttaacataaataacatagtTATGTGAAAAGTAATTATATtcctaaaacaaaaaattagaagagtaacacctaaaataattattttgtgaaCTCTAGTCTCTAATGTCTGGGTTTATAGAAGTGTGACTGCCTCTGCACTGTGTCTTAGGGGGTTGGTATATGTTTTGATTTGAAGTTTAGGATAATCCAGCTTCGCACAGATAGTCAGTTGGAAAAGGAGAGGATATTTAAATGACTctttcagataattgtggatattcaTTTTTGATACCATATCAAAATTTAACAAGTGGTAGTTTCTTACAATTTAGTTgcagtgtggaatctgaaaccatgTCACTGAACTTTCGATGCTGTTACACTAAAACGCACTGGTCTCAAGCTTTGAATGGAACTCTTCCCCACACACGCTTGTGTAATGCCATGCATGGGTCACTGCTTTCTGTTCCTTGAACACTCCCAACCTGATTTGCACCTTAGTATCTTTGCATGAGCTGCTCTGTCTGCCTGGACACTCTGTCCCTGACCTTCAAGTGTCTGCCCCTTCTTTTACTTAGCCCTCCTTCCCCTCATCTCTTCTATCAGTCTCCCTCTTTAATTGTCCTCAGGGCTTACACTCCTACATTGATCCTACACTgatcttatttgttcatttgctgGCTTATTTTCTGTTCCTCCCCATGTAAGTTTCACAAGAGGCAGGTTGCTCCTGATTTCTCGTGGAGCCCTCATTGAGCCCTCTGCCTTGAGGGGAGCAGACTTCCATCAATGTTTGCTCTGCGAAGGGAGTGCGAGAGGGAGTCAGGACAGGGCGGCACAGCCTCCAGCTGCAGGAGGACAGCTGCATGCATTTCCCCTTCAAGTTCTTCCCGAAGGGCCTAAACTTCCGTGATGCTTCACGTGGCCCTTCCCAAATGCTCATCTTCTCCACCACCTGTTGTCTGTCATTCCCCCAACAGTCCTCAGGTTTGCTTAGTGGCTTCTGGGGCCTGGTGCCCTCTGGCTGCCCCGgagcagctgctgctgctccCCCGGACTCCTTCCCGCGGCTTGCCCTCCCTCTCACATCTCTGTGCTGCCACTagagcagcccccaccccacgcACTCCCTTGGTGCTGCCCAGGCTGTAGGAAGATTGACTCATGCTCCCACCACCCTGCAAACCATCTGATACCATGGCCTTTTTATCTGATTTGCTCTTTATTATGGTCACCGCCCTGGGATGCCAACAGGGGCTCCTTAGAGAGTGGCTAGAACAACAGTGGGAGTGAGGAGAGCCAGTAGGTCTGGGGGTGATGTGGGACCTCTCCTCAAAGCCAGATGTGAAAGTTACACAGACATTCTGACAAGTGTTCACCTAGAGGGAGCAGGCAGAGGACCGAGGAAGGATCCTGAGTAGAGGTGGGGAGGGTTCTGGGGGCTCTGAGCATGGGCAGGTGCTGTGGTGGGGCCTCCAACTTCTCCCCTGGGGGTGGGCACTTCTCCTGTGGGCTTAGGGTTACTCTGGGAATGTGTCAAAGGGAGCCCCTGGGGAGCACCTGGCTGTCTGTCTAGGCCTCCTTTGGGGTCTTTGGTCTCAGCTGCTACAGCTCCTACCAGGGACTTCCCTTCAGGCCCTCCCCTTTCATCCTCCAGAAATGAGTGGTCGTACTAAATTGCAGGGGACACATGGCTGCTGTTTTGGGATCTCTGCAGTTCTCAGTCTAAGGAACAATAATGATGCAGACAAATGGACATAATGATGAGACATGCACGATGTCCCTGAGATCGGCCTGGGGACGGCAGTGGCATCATGTGCCACTGTGCACAGGTGCTGCTGACCACTACTTCTGCTGCTCCTCGCTTTCAGCACTGGCTGGCAATAAACGTGCCTTGCCCTGTATTCCGACCTAAACTGAGCATGGCCACCCTCATTGCTAGGAGAGGGTCTTTTCAACTCATCGGGGGCCTTGCGTGGGAACCAGGGTCTTGGGCCCATCTTTCTCACCTCCCCACTCAAGGCTGCTCCAGATTCCATGCATGCCCCAAATCTTATGATGATATTTGGTCAGTCTTGTATGAATCATCAAGATTCCTCCAGGGCTGTCCTGGGTGGGGCTGGCATTCAAGTTCAGGGAGGAGATCGTTGTTCTAGGTCAGAGCTGGGTTGTTTATTTTATCTGTTAATAAGCAGAAGCGTCCTCCTGCCGGGGCTGCTCCGTGACATGAGAACACCTTTCCCGGAATTCACAGGGCCATGGCACGTTGGCTTACTCTGGGTCAGACTGTGCAGTGTGGCTCGCTTTTGTGAAGAAAGGCCTCCCCCCGAGAATGAAGTCCAAGTGTGAGGCAGCTGAGCTGCTGGGCTGTTGTGAGAGTCCCCTGGGTCTTCTGGGATCGGCCTGTCCTCACATCAGGTCCCACAGCTTTCCAACGGTGGCTTTATGAGGCCAAGCTCTGGGCCCCTGGTGCTGTATCGAGCTCTTTAGTGGTGCAGCCGCCTAGGCTAGGCCAGTGCCCTCTGATCAGAGCCCTATCAGCATCTGGAGGCCACACGATCTAATTCCTGACAGTCGCTGTGCAAATCAGGATCGAATGAGCTCCCCTAATGCAAACATGTCACTACTAGGTCTCACAGTAAAAGCAGCTAAACAAGTAAAAATCTCCTCAGACTTCCCATGTTCCTGGGAGAAGGGCGTTCATTGTGACAAGTGCGGGGCTTGGTAACTTCTCCCAGGCAGCTGGCCACGTGCTCCCTTGTGGCCTCCCCTGCACTGCATCCAGCCCTGGGGGGCGGAGGGAAGGTGGGGGGCAGAGGAAAGTGGTGTGCTGGCTCTGGAAGGGCTCATTTTTATGACCCACCAGCCTTTCAAACTTGATGCTTTGAAAAAGAATTGGTCGGGTAATGCTGCTGGAGTGCCAGGACTGCGTGCTGCAATTCCTTTGATACCAGGATGCACTTGATACAAGTAAGCAGGCCCTTCGTTACTTAAAGCCACCAAACCTTAGGGGTGTGGCAAtcaccttaaagaaaaaaaggtgattGTTCTTCCTGAGGGTATGAAACTCACTAAGAGGCTAGAAGACCATTTGTTCCAAGTTCCAATTCTTTGAAGTTTATGATTACGATGAAAACCTTTGCATTTAATGCAgaaatacatgtgtatgtgtgtgtgtgtacatggctCCAACAAgtatgtatttctaaataaaggaaacaatctGAAATCAAATAAAAAGATGGGTGTAACTGGAGATGAGGTTATCAAGGGAGAGAGAAGGTCAAGTGAGAATCAGAAGGCAGCTGTCCCAGAAGACAGGAGGATAATGGCAGCCTTCCTTCAATGTAGAATGATGATGTGGAAGGTAACTGTGAATGACGGTGTTCCTGGTGGAACCCTATCCCAGGTTTCACAGGAATGTACTGAGAACAGTCAATGTCTCAAGTCTATTTCTGAAGCCTCCTCATCTAAAATGTAAAATGGACGCCAGATACTAAGTGTGAGAGGAGGAGCTGAGACTGTACTTCCACCTCCTTCTGGCACAGCTCCGGTCTCACCATCCTTCCATGGGTCACTACACTTCTGCCAGATTGAGGACAGCTCCTGGGCAGTGCTGGGGCATCACCTGACACAGGGACTGTGCTTTGTCACAGTGCATGCATGGTGGGGCTGTGACCACCCGGTGGAGGCCCCTTCTGCTGCTCCTGCCAGGCTCCTGCTGTCTTCCGTGGCCAAAGGAAGGACAGGTGAAGCGGTCGGGCCCTGAGAATGTCAGATTAGTCTTGACTGCTTCTGAGCTTGTTGTGTGAGTCAATTACTTTGGCCACGGACACGACGGTGGTGAGACCAGCATGAACCAGGCCAGGGATTGCAGGGAGACCATCATGCCATCGGCTCCCACATTCACCCAGCCGGTGCTCAGCACCCAGCATGTGCAGAGAAAGCAGCCTGCCTCCCCTTAGGCTTGGCCAGGGAGACAGAAACTAAACAGAGGCCCACACTTGCCACGCTCAACTGAGTGCCTGGACCAAGTGCTATGCGGGAAGGGAAACAAGTGGGAGGGCAAGAGCAGCCTCCTGGTGGCGCTAAGTCTGGGGTGATGGCAGGATATGGCCTGAGACAGGCTGGGAGGTGGGACGGGCTGACAGTCCACCCTGAGGGGAGGGCAGGTTACGGAGGGCTCCACTCAAGGAAGCACGGTGGCCTTTGGGGCTGATCTTTGCACCCTGTCTCCGAAGGCCactccagtccctgcctctgtttctcttccttctgactGCAGACAGCCAGCTGTAACTGGTAGCAAGCACCAGCTTCCCTCTCCAGGCTGTCCAGGGACAGGAATCCAGGGTAGGGCCAGGCCGCCTCTTTCCTTCACTTTCCCCAGTCTTGTCTCCCCTCCTCTGAACACAGTCTGTCTGGGCTGCAGCTGCCTGCAGACTCTGAGCCTGGTGTCCGCACTCACTCTGTCTGGAGCCACACGTGGCTATGCCTGTCACGTGGGATTTTTGTGCTCAGAGCGGGCATCTCGGTGAACATGGCTCTCGCTGAGGCAGTGGGACTGTCGGCGGTGGTCCCCGTCTCATCCTGAATCTGGCACATGGAGGACCCTCTCCTAGAGGATGACAGCCTTCCCAGAGGTCACCAGGCCACCCCTTTCGTCGGGTAATGACGTCCTGCCCTGGTTAGGCCATGAGCTTGTCAGGCTGGGGTGGCGCCAATCCTGCTCTCCCAGTGCTTGGCTCCCACCCAGTTTAGCCAGTGCCCCCTGTCTCTGCATGCCAGTGTTGCCAAGGACAAACATGGAGGAGACCAAGTACTACACGATCTTGTGCCCGTCCCCGTCCTCTGTTTTGTTACGCCGGTGGTCCATTAGGACCCAGGAAGTGTAACAGCTGACCAGGAGACAGGAGGTGGGAAGGACCAGTGAGAGGAATTACTGCTACCTGGGCCTGTCTGGAGTGCGGCCATgtgcctgcctctctccctgaGGCACTGCTCACAATGACAAGACTGAGTACTCCACTTACTTTGTTTACAATAACgggaaataaaacatattatatatactttagGAAGGTTTCCTCAAGACGATTAAAGTTCAAATACTTGGTGTTTAAAGAGCCAAGTTCCTGTTACCTGGAAAATACCTTAGAGCACTTCTGGCCAAAAGTGCTAGGTAACTGGGGTGCCATTGTCAGCAGGCCAGAATGTGTGGGGACTAGGAACAGAGAGGGGTGTGTGCCCTGCAGAGTTCCCAGATGTGTCACTGACCGAAAAGAGGTGCCCAGTAAGTCTGAGCAAACCGTGGGCACTGGCTGCAGCAACACCAGCAGGCAGTTCTGAGTGCAGAGCAAGCAAACGCACAAGCCTCACAGCACACAGGCATGTGGTAGGTCTCTCTTGAACATAATCCCTATGAGAGTAGGGCCTCTGCCCTTTCCGAGGTGACTCTCTGTTAGCCCAAGAATCATGCCTTTGCCTGGACAAGGGTCTAAAGTAGAAAGGTGACGTCCAACTCCTGAGTCCTCACAATGTGACCATTTCCTGGAGAGTGATGTCCATCCCTCGATGAACCAGTGCTCCGGGCTGCACAGTAGGAGTAGAAGAACGAGCAGGTCAGACCTTGTACCACTGACAGCAGGTATTTAACATGGTCTAAGACTTTCTGAGAACTTAGAATAGCCACCCTGTCTGCTTTGGCCTGGAAGATGCCTGCAGGCAGTAGAAGTCTGGTGAGGGCCCAGCAGAGACCTGGCACCTGGGTGAATGGGCAGATGAGTGACAGTAAAGCTCCTATTTATTGTGCGTTCACCCTGTGCCATGTACTGAGCGAATGTTTTCCCTGCAGCTGGCTTAAGTGTCTGCACCCCTTAGAGGGCAGGAACTGGTACTATTTCCTGCACAATGCAGGCAGCTGGCGCTGGGGCAGTGAAATCGCCTGCCCCTGCACACAGCCCGTGACCTGGGAAGCCAGGGCCATAGCCCAGGGCTGCCTGGTTCCAAAGTGCAAGATGGACATGCTGACCCAACTGCTGCAGCTTTTAGTGAGTCCTGAGGTCAGGTAGTGTGTGTCTGGCTTCAGTATGTCTTCCCCTTCAGTATGGGGTGGGAGCCTCCAGGGGCAGCACACAGCTCGGTGTTCCTACTGCACACCTTGAGAGGTGGCAGGGGGCAGCTCTGTGAAGCTGGGACtcccctggggagggagggccctGCACAGGCTCCATTCTTGTCATCATGAGCCCTCATTGGGGGATGAGGAGCCCAGGAGCCTCCCAGACCAGCCTCACTGGTTTCTCACCAGTATTTCGCCCACAAAGCCAGTCATGGGAGGGCCCAGGGTGTCTCTGTTCCTGAGTCACATCCTGTGGACACTGGAGCCACCTGCTCCTTGCCCGCTGGCTCCAGGGGCCCCTTTTGCACACACAGAGCCCTCCACACAGCTGCCATGACTGTGCCCCTCAGCATCTTCCCCTGTCTCCTTTGCTCAGCAGGGGGAGGACACACACTGATGTGGGCCATCTTCGCATCTCACCTCTCTTTCTGAGCATGCTTGCGGCTCTTCCTGATGGACACCCTGCTCCCACAGCACAGGGAGCCTGGCAGAGGTGCACTCCGAGCTTTCTCCCACTCCCTCTGAGAAGCTGGGCTGGGCGCTGCACCCACCTGCAGGGGAAGAAAGGGCTTAATCAAACTTGCTTAGATTTTGCACCAAATGCCAAACTGTGCCCCTTTCCCCAGCCCAGGTTTGACTTTCAGATGCCCTGTGATGTTAGTCACTCATGGGCAGCTGGCTCAGTGAGGCCAAATGCTTGCCTACTGAGGCTGGGTGCTGGGTCTGGAGGGGTAGAGAGACGACTCCAGTGGAGATAAAACTCTGTtctagaggaaggaggaggaccAAACAGTGCATGGAGGGTGGAGAGGCACTCAACCAGGGTCTAGATCTCTCCCCAAAACTCCTGGGTGGCCTGGGCACAGGACTTTACCACCTGAGACTCCATCTCCACATGGAGACAACGAGCCTCAGCTAATCATCACCTTCCTGTCCCGTGATGCCCCTCAGCTTGATGCTCTTTCTAAGTAGAAGCCTCTGCTCTGCACAGAACTCCATCTGTTAGGGCTGCTGTCCAAGAGCCGAGTAACCTTCAGAGGCTTGGACTGTTTGATGTAACTGAAACCCCCTGACAGACAAGTTTAATTTATCAGCTCGATTCAGAAAGTATAATAAAATGGAGAGTGAGGTCCCCTTCAAGGGGATGTTATCTTGAGTGTTGGTTTGGATCAAACACAAACCAGCTTCCTAGTAAACATGAGGTTTATCATAGAGGAATAACACCTGCCATTGATCAAAGACATACTGATCTTTGCTCCTGGTGCCCTGGTCAGATACGGTGGAtgcattattcctattttatagatgaacatATTGAGATAAGTTTCCAAATCAGGGAAGGAGCTAGAACGAAGCGCCCAAGTCCCCTGATAGTATCTGAAAAACTCTCTGTTGTTTACAATGTTAGTTAATGCcaagggaaaataagaaaataagcatCTTGGATTTTTAATCACAAGTCCTGATGATAagatgagaagaaaaggaaatttaaagtattggtttatatcttcaaatattcttaaaaatatagatgaatgAAGGAGCTGAGCTGATCCTAGCTGTTGGGAGCCCCACCCTTCCTTTGTGCTTACCCCTGAGCTGGGCTCCCAGGTGGACCCTTAATTCCACAGCATACTCCCTTTCAGTTTCATCGAGAAATTTGTTACTCAGTATTTGTGGGGGCCTCTGTACAATTCCAGCACAAAGATAAAAGAGCAGTCCTTTGAGATGTTTC
It encodes the following:
- the LOC140847877 gene encoding LOW QUALITY PROTEIN: calmodulin-like (The sequence of the model RefSeq protein was modified relative to this genomic sequence to represent the inferred CDS: inserted 1 base in 1 codon), which produces MADQLTDEQVAEIREAFSLFDKDGDGTITTQELGTVVRSLGLNPTEAELRGMVGEIDRDGSGTVDFPKFLGMMAKQMQGRDSEEEVREAFRTFDKDGNGFVGAAELRQVMTRLGKKLSDXEVDEMLWVDDKEGDGQVNCEEFVRVLVSK